TTTGCTGACAAATGGCAGAAAATTTCGAGCTTGGGCGATAAGGCGATTGCATACTTCTCCGCAAATAAAACCAATCTGAGCATACAGGCTGCAACACTTTTGGCCACCGTAAGGAAGTGCTTATTACTAAATTGTGTAGTTAAGCCTGTAGTTTAAGCTGTTtggattaatttttattaaaatttatcgaTCAGGTTGCTCAGCCAGCTCTTGCTGTAACTGGTGTAAATGAGGACGATGATCTTATATCGGTTTTGATTGCATTAGGCATTTCAgccttcttctattttcttgttGCCCCGGTCAGTGATTCTGAGTTTTCCTCTATAAATTTTGTTCTTCGACAGCAAGGCAACTTCGAAAGTgtaataattttacaaaatattggtTAAATATTTGCAGCCTATCATCATGAATTGGCTTAGGATAAGATGGTACAGGAGGAATGTTTACGAGATGTATCTGCAGTTCATGTTTGTCTTCCTGTTCTTTCCAGGGTGAGGCCTTTTACAATTTACTTATACACATACTGTGCCTGTTTGGGCAACAAGACTTCTGGCTTTTTTTCTAAGAAGCCGGGTTCTACTTTTCTTGATCTATTTGTGTAAAAAGCCAGAAGCACTTACAAGAAGTTGGGAATGCTAGTTTTTATTTCAacacttctacttatttcccaaacagtttaatcacttataaatttgaatttactTATCACGGTCCCCCAAGTTCTGATCCTGTGTTCTGATCAAATGATATAACTCAAATGTGTAGATTACTGCTATGGGCACCGTTTCTGAACTTCAGAAAGTTTCCAAGAGATCCAGACATGAAGTATCCCTGGTCAACACCTAAAGATCCTTCCAAAATTAAGAATGATTACCTCAAGTATCCCTGGGCAACACTTGAAGATTATGATAATTATTAAGAAATGTTCGTGTCAGTTCCAACTTCCAAGTCTGTATAGGTATATTAACAAAAAATTGTATCGTTCAACTTGCGAGGCTCTGTGCCCTTTTAGTATCGATGAATATACGCTATCCAACATTAGAGTTAATTAAGATGTATAATGGTTTTGTACAAAATATTACTATGAAATTGAATCCAATGTTGGGCTACATAGTTTTGTTTGGCACAGAATTGAGAGGCAAAACCAGCTATACAGTAGTAACCAGAAGCCTAATCCTCAGCATTTCTCTAACATTTACTGAGATGTTCCAAACAGCAGTGCAGCTTTTAACAACATTGCCAAACATACTCTTGCTCTTTGTATATGCTTCCCCCAAGATAAAGATTAAGAGAGATGGTGCATGTCAAGTGATTGTGTCAACAATCTATACGCGATAAAAAATTAGGCGAAGAAAAAATCTATTTCTGCTATAAAAAAACAGCCGATAAATTGCTGCAAAAAAATCTTGTCTGGACCCGGATTCTCAATTTAAACCTCTCCTCTTCCAAAGAAGATATTGTAGTTTTGGTTGGACTAAAATTTTTTGAGGATATAGCAATACTTTCACTCTAAAGCACAGttaagtattttatttttctttcccTTTTAGGCTTTTACTAGTCATGGCCTCATGGGCTGATTTGTGAGTTTGAGATCATATCTAGAGCCCAACTAGATTTATTAAATCCAAGTGTTTTCCAATGATACATAAAAAATTCCTTTCCTGAGATCGAAAAGCTCATGGGCCTAATTTAATTGAGCCTTCCGACTAGATCCACTGGACCAGGCAAGTTTCGTTTGATTTTGGACCATATGGTTTGTGCTGTATATATGGTCTTTGTTACTCTGTCATGAACTCAATATGTAGTACTGCATGCCATTCCCAAGGACAATTGATCTGCCTTTATtgtatcggtttttctagtgcgtGCCCATGATCACATGCTAAGCGTCgaatttgatatgtttgggagattttgattggctctcatatctcaataatggtggaccttcctgcaaatacaccaatcacactaatcaaaatctcccaaacatatcaaattccgcgcttagcatgtgcccatgggcacacactagacaaaccgttGTTGTATTTCAAAAACATTTTGAAAGAGGCCTCCTTCAATTCATTCTGTATAAAGCCAACCATGAACCACCCATCAAGTAGAAGCCATGAAAGCATCAAGTGGGGATGATTGATCATGATTCATGAGCATGAGTATATGACATTCATTATTAACTTTAATTTAATACCGTATTTGGGTGGTTGATATTGTGATAAATTCCAGCATCTAAAACAATGCTCTGAACCCACAGGGGGGCCTTGTTAAAGTTTCTTTATGAAGACATTCCCGGTTGGTAGTGGAAATGTTGCTAAAAACTGATTGCAGTTCTTCTAGGTTCTGCTATGAGCATACTTATGCAATTCTGCTTGGGCATATTCAGTAAATACTTGGGTGGGTGGAAGCAGTCAGCTAAAGTTTTGCAGAAGTCGACCAAAGAGTGAGGGaaataatgttgtgtttggttgaagaaaatggaatgaaatggaatggaatgactaaaaatatatgaaaatagtaGAGGTATGagataagtttaaaaaaaatttgagtgAATGCAAAATCATTATGATAAGATTCGAGAAGAAGTATAGGAAGGAATGGAGTACTCCTTAAATTAGGGTGTGAACTCAGCATAAGGGGCAAGAAATGAAATGAAGGAAGAAATGAAATTTTTAGATATTTGTCCATAACATAgtgtaattttcatttcattctttttATATTCATTCATCACAAccaaaacacaacataagaggTAGTAGTAATTGGCAAGTGGCATTCTCATCACCCTTCTTGAAAAAAATGTCTGTCTGATCCTTCACACACGACTATTGTAACATATTCCACTCCAAACATTTATCGTTACGGTTTTAGTGTTCTTATGATTATAAGAGAATCAAACATTTGCTGTTAGAGCACCTCCTAGAGACTCTTCAATTAAGCttttaacttgagatttgagaaggATGAGTAAAAacttgctccaagagactcttagtggCTCCTCAAATCACCAAGAGTCTCTTATTTCTCTCTCCtttctcctcaaagttaagagccaccacatagCTCTTAACTTAATTTTGCACAATAAAAAATTCCTTCACTTCCATTCACCTCCACATTTCCCTCTCTTTTTGttttatagtggagcccaatattaataaaatatgaaataaagaaGAGATTTAGAgagcattgttggagtttacacttttaaatttgtactaaattactaagagccacattgtttatattatatttaagagccaACTAAGAGAGATGCTCTTAGGGTTTTATTAATCCAAGTATGCTCGTATGTTATACAAGTAAACATCCATTTTTCGGGTGAAAGACCATCTTGATAtagtacaaaatatataatatataaataaccaAACACTTCTGGCTTGAGCAGTATATAAACACTCTTAAAAACTTGAACAGTTCACCTCCCTCCCTTCAAGAATCTATCAGACAATTCCCAATattcttaattattttgaagATAATGCTGTAAGTCTGTAACCCGTTCCAAAGGAGGTTCTGTCACCTTGAGAACATGGTCTTTGTTAAAGGAAAGGTGACATAGtaaacacaaatataataagCATTCTTATTAACACAAGTATTTTTATATACTACTTCCTCTGTtcaatttaattgtatacgtttcttttcaactgctcaacacgcatttcaatgctcttataaaatatagttccgtaacttatttttgagattttctttttctaaataaaaatataacatccaaattttaattcagaaaaaaaaaaattaaaaataaattacgcaACTACactttataagagcattaaagtccgtgccgcgtctcCGTCCCTCGTATACTGCTGAGGGGGACGGAGTGAGTACTAATACTCAGCAGTAGTACTCTACAGTCCTGGAATTTCAAGTCAAATCAAAACAAGTACAGCTTTAGGTACCCGTTGGATTTCACCGCGCCACCCTCCTCTACTTTTTAGATTATAAAGCATCTTTTTCTGCCGATTTCATCAAAGCTTTTATAAGTTGACTTTTAGATTGAGACTTGTTTAATTCTATCTatatttagaataaatttgagatCTTCTGCTCTCTGTATTAGCTACCTAAATGCTACCCATTtaagtataaaaaatattcaacTTCTGAAAATTAACCCTAAAGtaatgtttatatgtatattaaaaaacGAAAGATCTTCTAATTATGCTACTATGACAAAACTACTTGCAACGAATATAAcaagggtctttctagtgtgtgccatgggcacacattatacaccaaatttgatgagattggtggattttaattggtggacttgatgtaaatgcaggggggcatgggcacaccatagaaaaaccgatataaCAAAACCCAAAAAGCAGAACAAGTACAAGTGAGTGTAATTTGAAAATAAGTAGATGGAGATGCAATTAATGCTCATCGGGGCTGGGATGGCAGTGTCGAAGCCTTGAGACAGGCATACCTCTTGAGAAAATTGAAGCATTTAAGTCAAATAAATCTGATAAAGACGAGGACTTCTAGGAGTAATCCATAATCAATTCAAGAGGCCCCCTAGCAAATAGTAATTCATGCCCAGAGGAAGCAGCTTTGTTTGTGCTTGTTTGTCGACCAAGAAGTGGTGTTTTTTTACATGAGAAGTCCGATTTACATGTTTTTTGAATATCATAAGTTTTGATATTCACTTATCCACCTGAGCAGGATTAGATAACTCAAGTGATTAAGAGCTTATCATGTGTCGTCAGCACCTGAGTTCGATCTTTTCTCATCCCGAGAATTTTTTAGAATAGACACTCACTTTTATACCAATCACAGATTTACAGTTCAAGAGGATAATATTTACACATTTTTTGTTGTCTAAGAGTatagatcttcttcttcttcttctttttttttttttttctgtaacCGAAAcatttaacatatttttaacacCATATTGGAGGAGAGGCTCCATTCGACATTCGACTCTTCCAACTGGATCTCAATTGTGTGTTacattttaaatgtttttttattggTTAGTTTGCAGGAATAACAAATTCATACACTGTAGTATTTTGTTTCTGCTGTGCCGAAGCTGGCTCATTATTTGTAGTATGATAATGGGTATAGCACTATGCGTCGACATGACAATGGAATTTGAAAACGACATGCTATGCATTCTTAGAAAAAACAACAGGGCACAGAGGCTAATATGCAACAGTATAATGTACACGTGTTTACATACTCTGCTACCAGtaaatttactaaattttgaatttattctGCTTTGCCTTTTTGCCTCTTTTGGTATTAAGCCTGGGAAACTTTATGACACTTAACAGatgagagaggagagagaggagCTTGGATCTCCTGAGATTGACCCCATAGAAAGGATAAATAGTGTTTTCAGATTTTTCCCTTTCTGTATCAAGTCAGTGTTCAGTGCATGGATGTCTCTAGTAAAGATCATGCAGTCCATAAAGTCGAAGTTAGGGATGCTCAATCTTGTGCAAGTATATGTAATTTTGAGCTATTGATGTCAACCTTCAAGCTTTGTGAGCCCCCAGTCAACCAGTGTCATGAGATGACACGGTTTTACGAGACGAGGACTTActgggatcatatattattactccctccgtttcaaaatacatgtccacttttgaaaaaaaataaactgtTTCAGAATACTTTGTCCATTTaaactttcaatgtaaatttatatttccaaaatcaattcTCCTTCACAtacttcaaatttatatttccaagatcaactaTGCACCACATAttaggttcaattaatgacttaatacacctctttcttctcaaaatccacttttcttaaactatatgattttttgaaagtggacatgtaatttgaaacggagggagtatattttagcaAATTCGTTTTTCACTATGGTATGAATGAGTTGAAGACAATGATCattttgttattaatactaATGTATTACTCTGAATGTGAAATTTAAGCAATGAACACATACATCTCCAATACAATCACAAGAAAGTTTAACAGAAAGTGATAGGAAAGAAGCATATAAGAAGACAGCAAAAAGAAACAAGAGCATTAACACTACAAGCTACTGTTGCTCTTACTATTACTATCTTGTTGTTTCCTTTTCCACACCTGCCATTGCTTCTGCACCTGCCCATAACCTCATTAAAGCATCCCTGGTAAAGCTATTTTTTTTGCTGCCATTAATTCTATCTCAGAGCTAGGAAAGAGCTAGAAGCTATCATAACAGAAAGTACTTGCAGGAGTGTTTCAAATTAAATTCCCAGAATTAGCAGTACAAACACTAAGCTTCGCGGTGGTTGAGCTCTAGTACCGGCCTCTTGCGGGAGGTCAGGAGTTCAACTCCGgtgtgcgtgtgtaatcaattagcaaaaaaacaAACACTAAGCTTAGATGTACAAGATGCAAATCATTAATTCCCTTAACATGGAATTTCCCTTTGTCCTTGAGTTTACATAATTAGCAAAACTTATGAAAGAGTTTTGTTAAATTCATAAACTCAAGACAAAAACAACAACTCATGGACTTGAAACCATCTCTTCTAAGCAGCTTGAACATTGTAGATGGCTAATTGTGAAGAGGGTTTGGACCTGTGTGAATGCGGCGTTTATCGGTGAAATAAACAGCTTCTAATGGGGATGGACTTGGGGATGCAGCTGCATGAAACGGTACATTTTGGAAAACCAGGGCCTTTCTTGACAGAACCCTACTAGAGGGATGACTTGAATGTTGAGGCTCGGCTGAAAATACCGGGACCAGCTGAGTGATAATGAAGATGACCCATAAAACTAAAAATGTGACTCTTTTCGATGTAGAAAAATTTTGTCTTGTATTCTTTCTTGGACATCTCATTGTTTTAACTTCGGTAGAGACTAATTTCATAGTGCACCAACTCATCTTGCAATGGATCATGGCCGAGAGAGCTTCAAGTTCATTACCCAAACATGCACTTGGTAGTTGAGTAGCATGCAAATTCCTCTCGGGCAGATATGAGcaagaaagaagagagggagggagggagagatagagagagagagagagggagagggagagggagagagattgggTGTGTATCTTATGGGGCGTAGGCACATGATCTGGACCCTTAATACATGGAACCTTCTTGTGAATATTGTAGTAATATgtgatagggtataacccggatTGGCTTAACCCGGACTCTGGATTGGCTTAATTCGGACCCGAGCACGATATGACCCGGATAtggtcccggacccaggagatgatcTCAGAACCAGGAGACGATCCCGGACCTTGGAGATGATCTCGGACCCCGGAGATGATCCGGACCCAGACACAACCTATCCATCCTTCCCCcggaccgggacacaagagtccaagccgacacctgaacaagTTGCAGTCTGACATGACAAGGACAATACCCAATGCCAGCTACTGACACTATGAAGACAAACCTCATAACACTCCAAAATACTATTCCTTAGCTGACGCCTGGACAGGTGTTAAGCATCCAAGCCCTACAGATGGACAGCAGGATCCAAGGTACacatccttaaaccctaatccttggcctataaatagaccaaggatgagaggcttaaggatcttcttctccacactctcatatttctcatacaCTCTAAGCCACCACAAACAGCagccatacaccttcacccaccacacatagatagctcatttcccgtctatatattttccgacgcctgtactcattctcacgccggaggcgccgcggggtccaaacccccctccggtgttgttttgcagacacccgtccagcagctacaccgcaagacaccagtACACGGCGGAGGAAGCACCGGAACGGGATTTGGCGTTATCATTATCtgtataagggagtggggggcaaatgatagggtataacccggatTGGCTTAACCCGGACTctggattggcttaatccggacccgagcacgatatgacccggatatggtcccggacccaggagatgatctcagaaccaggagacgatcccggaccttggagatgatctcggaccccggagatgatcccggacccagacGCAACCTATCCATCCTTCCCCcggaccgggacacaagagtccaagccgacacctgaacaagTTGCAGTCTGACATGACAAGGACAATACCCAATGCCAGCTACTGACACTATGAAGACAAACCTCATAACACTCCAAAATACTATTCCTTAGCTGACGCCTGGACAGGTGTTAAGCATCCAAGCCCTACAGATGGACAGCAGGATCCAAGGTACacatccttaaaccctaatccttggcctataaatagaccaaggatgagaggcttaaggatcttcttctccacactctcAAATTTCTCATACACTCTAAGCCACCACAAACAGCagccatacaccttcacccaccacacatagatagctcatttcccgtctatatattttccgacgcctgtactcattctcacgccggaggcgccgcggggtccaaacccccctccggtgttgttttgcagacacccgtccagcagctacaccgcaagacaccagtACACGGCGGAGAAAGCACCGGAACGGGATTTGGCGTTATCAATATGAATCTTTGAAGTCTGGACCTGTTTACTTCTTGTACCTAAACACAACAATGCTTCTATAATTAAACATGTACCAAGACTTATTAACTTGGCCTTGCCATTTGTTTTATGCGAGTACTGTATCTTTCTGCATCTATTTTATTGTACATGTAGCTGGTTATAATATATGGAGTGGAGTACTATTTGAGTATCAATTGCCACTGTCTCCGGGGTACATATTACTACTTTTTAGTTTTTTCCATTTGAACTTCGAAGCAAAATACAGTAGGCTAATTGCATGGAGAACCGACACCAATAGTACTTCAACAGGGTGGAGTCGCGGAGATGTTTgccttaattttaaaaaaatgtttattataaaagttagttataaataaagagtaatttttaatttatatatttgaataaatttttgatatttaaaatttacgGGGTATgaaattgattaatataatagTACAATGTTATAAATTGTAGTTGTAGTTTAAagtgttaaaaaatatttttgtaaaatcaaattcaaaaataaaaatgcgCTTTACTGaaaaattaggattttaaactcagattattataacttataaatcaaaaattaacttataaattttttagaataatCTGTTTGTGACTTATAAGCTCAGAAACAAAAGAGCTGGATTTTTAAACCAGTCAAACACCCCCTAATTAAGTAGTTTGCGTCTATCtcaatcatttttctttctacGCAATTTTTCTTGGATACcctttttaaacttttaatttttttaaattgcaAAACTACTTTCATTATTTTTCTTGCTATACCCCCTATACGTTAAATATTAACAACATTTTACCTATTTTCactattttacatattttgtataatattactcttttatacatttttaatcACCATGCCTAGCAGGgagtaggaaaaaaaaaatcaacgttcgaatataattatagttttagtctttttttctaaataagtgCACTCACGATTTGGCCATCGGCCACAACGTCTGCGATTCGAGTCAATAGTTTCTTCTTGTATATATGATTACTCGAGCTTACAAAAGAAGATATCTAGCTTCCATGAAGCAAGAAACACTGCAAACACCTCTTTAGTGTTTATTCCTTCAAATCCACGTGTCTGTGCTGTTTGATCGCCGCTAAACTAGGCTTTGacctcttctttttcttcttccatATATAATTACACGTTTGGACTTGATTGTCATCCAAACGAGAGCATTGGATACTATTTGTGCTACGCTTGTTTGGTTTGACTGAATGCTTTTATTTCTGTTGATATttgtaacaataataatttgaagTGCTATCATTCAACATTTTGGAAAAACTTACACAAACTCATTATAAGATTACAAAATAGAATAATTAGATGAAAAAAGTAGGAACAAAATtagaacataaaattttaaatttgaatccAGTTTTTGATTAATATCAATTAGAATAAAATGCAAAGTGGTGGCCGAACTTTatctgtttttatatttaatgatgaaaatttcaaatttacaaaTGGGTGGTCAGACTTTGTTTTTATATGTTTCAAAGAAATGGCTAAGAGTCACTTTTCAGAgaagaaattaattttttttctcgaaAAAGTTACACCTAGTCATCTTTTTGATGAACTAAGACAATATATGATCACCGTAttgtaaatttgaatttatgaccattaaaatgaaaaaatgaaCAAAGTTTGTCATGTACTTTACTCTATCATTTAGAGGTAATTataattcggaccccctaactttCGTCCAAAAACGATATTATACCCAGTAATGTaactttgtaaaaaaaaatttggaaactatatttttttgaataataaattgcaactgattcaaaagaaaaaaaaaatcaatactaATATAATATCACAGAAACAAccacaaaatcaactaaaaacaaCCACAAAATCCACTAAAAATAAACACACTCCCTCATCAGTCACCACTCCCACATCCATCTTCGATGTGATCAAGTAAGATCAATTTGTATGATTGCGAACCGTCCCTTACCACTCCCACATCCATCTTCGATGTGATCAAGTAAGATCAATTTGTATGATTGCAAACCGTTTAACCTCCCTAATCGCCTCCTCAAACACCGCCTCCAATCGTTCCAAAATCTCGCAGCGTGTCTGGAGAGATGGCGGTGTGTGCAGCGACGAAGAGATGCCGAGATAGAGATGAGGAAGCCAGCGACTGGTGTCGATGCTGGAGCCAAGAGGTGTGTACAATGTCGGCGGTGAAAATGAGACGCTGCCATATCACAGAGTTTCATGATCGGAGGGACGGGGAATCAATCTCATGGTTAAGCTCATAAAGAGTGTATTGTATTTACGCAATTTATATTACTCGcaaatatgtaattattttaataaaatagtaaCTTTGCAAATGTTAAAAAGAGTATATTGGATAATTTCCCTATATTTCTACGTAGtgcatatttatttttcataaataataaattcaattacatctttttaaattattccAATATATCCTTTGAGAAAATCAAATTTCACCTTTAGTTTCCAAAATGACAAGTAGTTCGTTGGACATGTACTCACTAATATAGGAGTATTACTTGTGCTCAACTGAGCCCAAAAGAAAAAATTAGGCACAGCCCAAGTCCTCTCAACAGATCAGTTGAGTACTTGAGTTGAGTTGAAGACTTCTCAACTCTCAAGTCAAGTCTCAACACAACACAGCTCTTAATGTCGGCATTGACACCTGTGCAGGCTCTCCTCCAGTAGAGTTTCTTTGTCGTCACATTGTGTTTCCCTGTCTCTACATCCGTGTCTATATAAAACACCACTTGCTCTCTCGTAATACAATTATTATTAATCATCTccattaatttatcaaattcacTGCTCCTGCTCAGGTTCGATCTCTGTTCCATTTATCATGATTTCATCATTTATTGCTTTTTTCAGTTCATTTATCGTCTATTGCTAAAGAAGTTCTACTTATTTTTATCTCTTGTTGCTAGGGTTATTTAATTTGATCAATATTTTTCTGATTAGCAGCCTCTAGTTTCGTAGTATTACACGATTCAGTAATATGATGAGAGTTGCGAAGCGAAACCGTGATATAAAATCATCGTGTTGAGCATTAGTGGAATGGGTAAAGGGAATATAAACTATTGATTTTGTCGAAATTGAGACCACTAGGAAGACTGAATGAGTAATTCTATCGAGACTCGGTTACACGAATTGAGAACCAAACTACTGCTGTTTTGTTGCTATGGGAATCAGTCTTGAGAATGCCCCTAGTTTTACTTTGTAGGATAGGGCATAAATCTGTTTATGTGTCGGATTAGATTCAAAATTCTTGATGATCTGGTACTTTGCTTCCCGTTGTCTATCGGTCACAAGTTGGATTGATGTGATAATTGGAATTGACCCGTGTCAATATGATTTTCATCTAATAATTTTTAAGGAAGCAGCGGTTTAGGTTACCCAATATGTCCAGTTGAATACTTGCACAAATTAACTTGAACACGATTTTCACAAATTGTGCTCGAAATGGGTGTTAAGTAAATAGATTAACAAAAGCAATATATTGATGTGAGATGAAAATTTTGGAGTATATTGTTTTGTTTTACATTTTGACTTGTGCATTTGATCCGATTCGCATAAAGTTTTCAGTTTCGTTAATAGGTTttaaatctatatttttatgttatt
This genomic window from Daucus carota subsp. sativus chromosome 7, DH1 v3.0, whole genome shotgun sequence contains:
- the LOC108195194 gene encoding NAD(P)H-quinone oxidoreductase subunit L, chloroplastic; protein product: MSCSLSFHIPKALPSLSAPQCRCLSISSQQKQSSNSKLHKKISSLGDKAIAYFSANKTNLSIQAATLLATVAQPALAVTGVNEDDDLISVLIALGISAFFYFLVAPPIIMNWLRIRWYRRNVYEMYLQFMFVFLFFPGLLLWAPFLNFRKFPRDPDMKYPWSTPKDPSKIKNDYLKYPWATLEDYDNY